One region of Amphiprion ocellaris isolate individual 3 ecotype Okinawa chromosome 9, ASM2253959v1, whole genome shotgun sequence genomic DNA includes:
- the si:dkeyp-84f3.5 gene encoding zinc finger protein 135: RYGLPHGDQWYRCLDKVLQVLAGGKVMPSAHGQNHFIMEKQRSVNSVGSAQLGGESCTFICTECGDGFSQYSNVLAHMAIHGPLESFSFDGSSNGFEIPREYVLQENGTLTVVNGLAQSHSSMKPVSPGVLPSHFSSPIKPVSPTPKPQPSPYRDVFRPRPSDSNLDKSRQGHYRCEICNRSFNSLQSLHRHQQYRNTERGYKCTLCCKIFEDRQDLKKHLQDHVNERFHCCGQCGKRFLKVDALNAHQKENHPSTKATALGKSEVKQEKKQEKTYPCRKCKLNFFWMSDFQTHSLYHCKGKEPDAFIAPEIETEVNTKSLDDIQLENCHSNGTSADIKNGDSKIFRDNSSEIDAEYSFTPYRCGLCGDRFQKLAALKEHHLTHQTQEEIDQLNQESQRTFKRRVPPKGKRKRGSNPNGKLHPCKHCHRVFNHSSSLSRHMRYHKGTMHTCVFCGRHFPQRCDLRRHVVMYHKAELDKKPVLKHLYASSNGPLPRSLDDDKITGLVEENTKSSSDNEQVVSPDQQAKEKQSGKAGRVNYKCQECGKRFGLLCVYQRHLRYHKKEPNKCPQCPAQFRSSSSLELHLQNHPTTGQEDNVGQASHGTDTNRDPAVEKDNAEDIEDDYMDQTQHDKRNSSEVLYECTECTETFSCLETFLQHQTSHGSENN; encoded by the coding sequence TCATGGAAAAGCAGAGATCAGTGAACAGTGTTGGTTCAGCACAGTTGGGTGGAGAATCATGCACCTTCATCTGCACTGAGTGTGGTGATGGGTTCAGTCAGTATTCTAATGTGTTGGCCCACATGGCCATTCACGGACCTTTGGAGTCGTTTTCCTTTGATGGCTCATCCAATGGATTTGAAATCCCTCGAGAATATGTGCTACAAGAAAATGGGACACTGACAGTTGTAAATGGTTTAGCGCAGTCACATTCTTCTATGAAACCAGTATCTCCTGGAGTGTTGCCATCACATTTCTCATCACCAATCAAACCAGTATCTCCAACTCCAAAGCCGCAGCCTTCTCCTTACAGAGATGTGTTCAGGCCAAGACCATCAGACTCAAACTTGGACAAGTCTCGCCAGGGCCATTACCGTTGTGAAATATGCAACAGATCCTTCAACAGTCTGCAGAGTTTACATCGTCACCAACAGTATCGAAACACAGAGCGAGGTTACAAGTGCACTTTGTGCTGTAAGATCTTTGAGGATAGACAGGACCTTAAGAAACACCTCCAAGACCATGTCAATGAAAGGTTTCACTGCTGTGGTCAGTGTGGTAAGCGATTTCTGAAAGTGGATGCACTGAATGCTcatcaaaaagaaaatcacCCCTCCACCAAGGCTACAGCTTTGGGTAAATCAGAGGTtaagcaggaaaaaaagcagGAGAAAACGTATCCTTGTAGGAAAtgcaaattgaattttttttggatgTCAGATTTCCAGACACATTCACTTTATCATTGCAAGGGAAAAGAGCCTGATGCTTTCATTGCACCTGAAATAGAAACTGAAGTGAATACTAAGAGCTTAGATGACATTCAGCTTGAAAACTGCCACAgcaatggaacatctgctgatatTAAGAATGGGGACAGCAAAATCTTTAGGGACAATAGCAGTGAGATTGACGCTGAATACTCTTTCACACCATACAGATGTGGTTTATGTGGAGATCGTTTCCAAAAGTTGGCAGCTCTAAAGGAGCATCATCTCACACATCAGACTCAGGAGGAAATAGATCAGCTGAATCAAGAATCCCAAAGAACTTTTAAGCGAAGGGTGCCACCAAAAGGCAAGCGTAAAAGAGGGAGTAATCCAAATGGAAAGCTGCATCCCTGCAAACACTGCCATCGTGTCTTCAATCATTCTAGTAGTTTATCTCGGCATATGAGATACCATAAAGGCACAATGCACACCTGTGTATTTTGTGGTAGACATTTTCCTCAGCGCTGTGATTTGAGAAGGCATGTAGTCATGTACCACAAAGCTGAACTGGATAAGAAACCAGTTTTGAAGCACTTATATGCATCTTCAAATGGGCCTCTCCCTAGATCTCTTGATGATGATAAAATCACAGGTCTTGTTGAGGAGAACACCAAAAGCTCTTCTGACAATGAGCAAGTAGTGTCACCAGATCAGCAAGCAAAAGAGAAGCAGTCAGGAAAAGCAGGTCGAGTTAACTACAAATGTCAGGAGTGCGGGAAGAGATTTGGGTTGTTATGTGTGTACCAACGGCACTTGCGCTATCACAAAAAGGAACCCAACAAGTGTCCTCAATGTCCAGCTCAGTTTAGGAGTTCCTCGTCCCTTGAGCTTCATCTTCAAAATCACCCAACCACTGGACAAGAAGACAATGTTGGTCAAGCATCTCATGGCACTGATACAAATAGGGACCCTGCCGTGGAAAAGGATAATGCAGAGGACATAGAAGATGACTATATGGACCAAACTCAACATGATAAAAGAAATTCCTCAGAGGTTCTTTACGAATGCACCGAGTGCACTGAGACATTTTCGTGCTTGGAGACGTTTCTTCAACACCAGACTTCTCATGGCtcagaaaacaattaa